One Synechococcus sp. MU1617 DNA window includes the following coding sequences:
- a CDS encoding cobyrinate a,c-diamide synthase, translating to MAAVIAAPASGSGKTLLSLALLSWAQQNGRRIQAFKVGPDYLDAQLLSQASGQACRNLDLNLCGETWVRQAFHGYGGASELTLVEGVMGLFDGIGSSTTGSTADVARLLNLPVVLVLDAGGQAASLGAIVRGFRDHDPQLHIAGVVLNKVSSPRHRELLAEVLERMGVPLLGCLPRSEALALPGRHLGLAPAHELEAPEQRRQAWAALASQHLNLERLEPLLQAPRPGSQPLANIPVEQGQPLPVALASDAAFHFRYQETSELLEHMGMPVLRWSPLADEAIPSEAKGLILPGGFPEQHAAQLSGCERSLSSLRAFVQQRPIYAECGGMLVLGHQLTDLDGTSHRMAGLLPFTAQRGPLQVGYRRLQARRDSPVVKSGQQLVGHEFHRWELHTKRPSSDRSVLWDIEGWKVHRHSEGWVDQTVHASWVHLHWASSTTICSRWRAALEAGEK from the coding sequence ATGGCCGCTGTCATCGCTGCACCAGCCAGTGGCAGCGGCAAAACCCTATTGAGCCTGGCGCTGTTGAGCTGGGCCCAGCAGAACGGCCGCCGGATTCAAGCTTTCAAGGTGGGACCGGACTATCTCGATGCCCAGCTGCTCAGCCAGGCCTCGGGTCAGGCCTGTCGCAACCTCGATCTCAATCTCTGCGGGGAAACCTGGGTTCGCCAGGCGTTTCACGGTTACGGAGGTGCCTCTGAGCTGACCCTCGTGGAAGGGGTGATGGGGCTCTTCGATGGCATCGGCAGCAGTACAACCGGAAGCACCGCCGACGTGGCCCGCCTGCTGAACCTGCCGGTGGTGCTGGTGCTGGATGCCGGTGGTCAGGCCGCCTCCCTCGGCGCCATCGTGCGCGGATTCCGCGATCACGATCCCCAGCTGCACATCGCGGGTGTGGTGCTCAACAAAGTCAGCAGCCCCAGGCACCGGGAGCTGCTGGCCGAGGTGCTGGAGCGCATGGGGGTGCCATTGCTGGGCTGCCTGCCGCGCAGCGAAGCCCTGGCCCTGCCGGGCCGTCATCTCGGCTTGGCCCCGGCCCATGAATTGGAGGCCCCCGAGCAGCGACGCCAGGCCTGGGCCGCTCTGGCCAGCCAGCACCTGAACCTGGAACGCCTGGAACCCCTGCTGCAGGCACCCCGCCCCGGGTCGCAGCCCCTGGCCAACATTCCCGTGGAACAGGGGCAGCCCCTGCCAGTGGCACTAGCCAGTGATGCCGCCTTTCACTTCCGCTACCAGGAAACCAGTGAACTGCTGGAGCACATGGGCATGCCCGTGCTCCGCTGGAGCCCCCTGGCCGATGAGGCCATCCCTTCAGAAGCCAAGGGACTGATCCTGCCGGGCGGTTTCCCCGAACAGCACGCCGCCCAGCTCAGCGGCTGTGAGCGAAGCCTGAGCTCGCTGCGGGCCTTCGTGCAGCAGCGACCGATCTACGCCGAATGCGGCGGGATGCTTGTGCTCGGACACCAGCTGACCGACCTCGATGGCACCAGCCACCGCATGGCGGGCCTGCTTCCCTTCACGGCCCAGCGCGGCCCGCTGCAGGTGGGCTATCGCCGCCTGCAGGCCCGGCGGGACAGCCCTGTTGTGAAGAGCGGTCAGCAGCTGGTGGGTCACGAATTTCACCGCTGGGAACTGCACACCAAACGGCCGTCCTCCGACAGGTCAGTGCTGTGGGACATTGAGGGATGGAAAGTCCATCGACATTCGGAAGGATGGGTCGATCAGACAGTTCACGCGAGCTGGGTTCACCTGCACTGGGCGAGCTCTACGACGATCTGCTCCCGATGGCGCGCCGCGCTAGAAGCCGGGGAGAAGTGA
- a CDS encoding histidine kinase: protein MVKDSPKTRQPLILLLVAARHQLSGQDLRSLVQFLEREDLGFEVTLQVADPSQQPELLELHRLVVTPALIKLAPNPKQVFAGSNILQQLKGWVPRWKQDGVVSGLGLSLRPTELDGSRTQKELQLEDQLLVLRQENETLIDRVSAQERLLRMVAHELRTPLTAAALALQSQKLGQIDMDRFQDVITRRLQEMEALSKDLLEVGTTRWETLFNPQRLDLASVSAEVILELEKLWLGRNVEIKTDIPADLPKVFADQRRMRQVLLNLLENALKYTNDGGHISLTMLHRTSQRVEVSVCDSGPGIPEAEQQRIFLDRVRLPQTSDQTTGYGVGLAVCRRIVEVHGGKIWVVSDPGEGACFTFTVPIWQGQGVEWGQAVLTEGPTKP from the coding sequence GTGGTTAAGGACTCTCCCAAGACACGTCAACCGTTGATCCTGCTGTTGGTGGCAGCACGTCATCAATTGTCGGGTCAGGACCTCCGTTCCCTGGTGCAATTCCTGGAACGGGAAGACCTGGGCTTCGAAGTCACCCTGCAGGTTGCCGATCCCTCACAGCAACCCGAACTGCTTGAACTGCATCGCCTCGTGGTGACGCCAGCGCTGATCAAACTGGCGCCGAACCCCAAACAGGTGTTCGCAGGAAGCAACATCCTTCAGCAACTCAAAGGGTGGGTGCCCCGCTGGAAACAGGATGGGGTGGTGAGCGGCCTTGGCCTCAGCCTCAGGCCGACCGAACTCGATGGCAGTCGCACCCAGAAGGAACTCCAGCTGGAAGATCAACTGCTGGTGCTGCGCCAGGAGAACGAAACGCTGATCGATCGCGTCAGTGCTCAGGAACGGCTGTTGCGCATGGTGGCTCATGAACTGCGCACACCACTCACGGCAGCGGCGTTGGCCCTGCAAAGCCAGAAGCTGGGCCAGATCGATATGGATCGCTTTCAGGATGTGATCACCCGCCGCCTTCAAGAGATGGAGGCGTTATCGAAGGATTTGCTCGAAGTGGGCACCACCCGGTGGGAAACCCTTTTCAATCCACAGCGGCTTGACCTGGCCAGCGTTTCAGCCGAAGTGATTCTCGAGCTTGAAAAATTATGGCTGGGCCGCAACGTTGAGATCAAAACCGATATTCCCGCTGACCTGCCCAAGGTCTTTGCCGATCAGCGGCGCATGCGCCAGGTGCTGCTGAATCTCCTGGAAAACGCCCTGAAATACACCAACGATGGCGGGCACATCTCGCTCACGATGCTGCACCGCACCAGCCAGCGTGTGGAGGTGAGCGTTTGTGACAGTGGCCCGGGTATTCCGGAAGCGGAACAGCAGCGAATTTTTCTAGATCGGGTACGGCTGCCGCAAACCTCCGACCAAACCACCGGCTACGGCGTGGGGCTTGCGGTCTGTCGCCGCATCGTCGAAGTGCACGGCGGCAAGATCTGGGTGGTTTCGGACCCTGGCGAGGGTGCCTGCTTCACCTTCACGGTGCCGATCTGGCAAGGACAAGGCGTGGAATGGGGTCAAGCTGTCTTGACGGAGGGTCCGACCAAGCCCTAG
- a CDS encoding GAP family protein, translated as MAEPRIWTELLTYGLGVALSPIHIVLLLLLLLGGSPLRRGGLFVGGWLLTSALAVIGLLTLGHGLLLDMTHGSDHRTGLDLIGGGALIALGGRELIRGVLDDGAAPTWSGAVDRFAGMPLPLLLLISSVTEVISPDDLLLFAKGAAVILTAQLPLQEEIACSIGFSIAATALLLVPFLAVLIGRQGVLPLLQRGKTALLRRGELVVGSLSFGLGTYLGWQGISGLMLS; from the coding sequence ATGGCGGAGCCCCGAATCTGGACGGAACTGCTGACCTACGGGCTTGGCGTGGCGCTGTCGCCCATCCACATCGTTCTGCTGCTACTGCTGCTGCTGGGGGGCTCGCCGCTGCGGCGCGGGGGCTTGTTTGTAGGCGGCTGGCTGCTGACCAGCGCCCTGGCGGTGATCGGGCTGCTGACGCTGGGCCACGGACTGCTGCTGGACATGACCCATGGATCCGACCACCGCACCGGCCTGGATCTAATCGGCGGCGGCGCCTTAATTGCCCTGGGCGGGCGTGAACTGATCCGAGGGGTGCTGGATGACGGAGCAGCCCCCACCTGGAGCGGCGCCGTGGACCGTTTCGCCGGGATGCCGCTTCCCTTGCTGTTGCTGATCAGCAGCGTCACTGAAGTGATCAGTCCCGACGACCTGTTGTTGTTCGCCAAAGGCGCCGCCGTCATCCTGACCGCGCAATTGCCCCTGCAGGAAGAGATTGCCTGCAGCATCGGGTTCAGCATCGCCGCCACTGCCCTGCTGCTGGTTCCGTTTCTGGCGGTGTTGATCGGACGCCAAGGGGTTCTTCCGCTACTGCAACGCGGCAAAACCGCCCTGCTGCGCCGGGGAGAACTTGTGGTGGGCAGCCTCAGTTTCGGGCTGGGGACTTATCTCGGCTGGCAGGGGATCAGCGGCCTGATGCTCTCCTGA
- a CDS encoding SRPBCC family protein, which translates to MFGRGLQTSADSGTAIEQTMERLPQGTRRLAAELKSPLPVQLLWDVLTDYENLSRFIPNLSSSELIQRQGQTVRLQQVGSQQLLGLRFSAQVQLELTEYRQDGLLQFRMVKGDFRRFDGTWQIRQRPDGSSLLYELTVQGCLGMPIGLIEERLRDDLSSNLKAVVQEAHRRNN; encoded by the coding sequence ATGTTTGGACGCGGGCTGCAAACCTCCGCAGATTCAGGGACTGCGATTGAGCAGACCATGGAGCGGCTACCTCAGGGGACGCGGCGTTTGGCAGCTGAACTCAAATCTCCTTTGCCCGTTCAGCTGCTCTGGGATGTGCTGACGGATTACGAGAACCTGTCCCGCTTCATCCCCAACCTCAGTAGCAGCGAGCTGATCCAACGCCAGGGTCAGACGGTGCGGCTCCAACAGGTGGGTAGTCAGCAGCTTCTGGGGCTTCGCTTTTCGGCCCAGGTTCAGTTGGAGCTGACGGAATACCGACAGGACGGACTACTCCAATTCCGCATGGTGAAAGGGGATTTCCGACGCTTTGATGGCACGTGGCAGATCCGTCAACGTCCTGACGGCAGCTCACTGCTTTATGAGCTGACGGTGCAAGGCTGCCTCGGCATGCCGATCGGTCTGATCGAAGAGCGGCTGCGGGACGATCTCTCCAGCAACCTCAAGGCCGTGGTGCAGGAAGCACACCGCAGAAACAACTGA
- the zwf gene encoding glucose-6-phosphate dehydrogenase: MVATMTNPLRVGLRQERVIAPQCLVIFGASGDLTHRKLVPALFELFKQRRLPSEFALLGCARRPWSDEEFRGKMAEALASTIQDDPQAWEQFVGKLFYEPVDLQNSDHMLSLHARLEQIDQQCATRGNRTFYLSVSPKFYASGCRSLADAGLLKDPKRSRVVIEKPFGRDYGSAQGLNRVVQACGQENQIFRIDHYLGKETVQNIMVLRFANTIFEPIWNRNYISSVQITAAETVGVEERAGYYESAGALRDMVQNHLTQMLAITAMEPPGRFDPEAIRNEKAKVLQAARLADELEPWNCCIRGQYGPGGSAESPLAGYRHEPGVDPNSTTETYVAMKLFIDNWRWQGVPFYVRTGKRLAKRTSEVVLTFREAPVHLFDAATGGPTANQLILRIQPDEGAEFRFEVKSPGSGMRSRPIDMEFSYDESFGEPSDEGYVRLLADAMLSDPTLFTRSDEVEAAWRLYTPLLELIEDSPWQLPVHPYESRTWGPAAADALLAKDGLLWRRP, translated from the coding sequence ATGGTTGCCACGATGACGAACCCCCTCAGGGTTGGACTGCGCCAGGAGCGCGTGATCGCGCCGCAGTGTCTGGTGATCTTCGGCGCCAGCGGTGATCTCACCCACCGCAAGCTGGTGCCAGCCCTGTTTGAGCTGTTCAAACAACGGCGTCTGCCCAGTGAGTTCGCCCTTTTGGGCTGTGCGCGACGGCCGTGGAGTGACGAGGAGTTCCGCGGAAAAATGGCGGAGGCGCTCGCCAGCACGATTCAGGACGATCCCCAGGCCTGGGAGCAGTTCGTCGGCAAGCTGTTCTACGAGCCGGTCGACCTACAAAACAGCGATCACATGCTGAGTTTGCACGCCAGGCTCGAGCAGATCGATCAACAGTGCGCCACCCGCGGCAACCGCACCTTTTATCTCTCCGTCTCCCCCAAGTTCTATGCCAGTGGCTGCCGTTCACTCGCCGACGCTGGCCTGTTGAAGGACCCCAAACGCAGCCGGGTGGTGATCGAGAAGCCGTTCGGTCGCGACTACGGCAGTGCCCAGGGCCTCAATCGGGTGGTCCAGGCCTGCGGTCAGGAGAACCAGATCTTTCGCATCGACCATTACCTGGGCAAGGAAACGGTCCAGAACATCATGGTTCTGCGCTTTGCCAACACGATCTTCGAGCCGATCTGGAATCGCAACTACATCTCCAGTGTTCAGATCACTGCCGCTGAAACCGTGGGCGTGGAAGAGCGCGCCGGGTACTACGAGTCGGCCGGTGCTCTGCGGGACATGGTGCAGAACCACCTGACCCAGATGCTGGCGATCACCGCCATGGAACCACCAGGACGCTTTGATCCGGAAGCAATCCGCAACGAAAAAGCCAAGGTGCTCCAGGCTGCTCGCCTGGCCGATGAGCTCGAACCCTGGAACTGCTGCATCCGCGGCCAGTACGGACCCGGTGGTTCCGCGGAATCGCCTCTGGCCGGTTACCGCCATGAACCCGGCGTGGATCCCAACAGCACCACCGAGACCTATGTGGCGATGAAGCTGTTCATCGACAACTGGCGCTGGCAGGGGGTTCCGTTCTATGTGCGGACCGGCAAACGGCTGGCCAAGCGCACGAGTGAGGTGGTGCTCACCTTCCGTGAAGCACCAGTGCATCTCTTTGATGCGGCCACCGGAGGCCCCACCGCCAATCAGCTGATCCTGCGCATCCAGCCGGATGAAGGGGCTGAATTCCGCTTCGAGGTGAAATCACCCGGCTCTGGCATGCGCAGCCGCCCCATCGATATGGAGTTCTCCTACGACGAATCCTTCGGTGAACCCTCTGATGAGGGCTATGTGCGGCTCCTGGCTGACGCCATGCTCAGCGATCCCACCCTCTTCACCCGCAGCGATGAAGTGGAGGCGGCTTGGCGGCTCTACACCCCGCTGCTGGAACTGATTGAAGACAGCCCCTGGCAGCTGCCGGTTCATCCCTACGAATCACGCACCTGGGGACCTGCCGCAGCAGACGCCCTGTTGGCAAAAGACGGACTGCTCTGGCGACGCCCCTGA
- a CDS encoding divergent PAP2 family protein: MIDATPSHAVLREFFDNSSLTWGLMACGVAQLSKLFLELILHRRWRPSVLIETGGMPSSHSALVTGTAACVGWTLGFDHPLFALAAMVAFVVMYDASGIRRNAGLTAERVNGLPDSLWPEAPEKPLKESLGHSRLQVLVGSLMGPAIALPGLEFVGSPLHLLSGLGAGLG, translated from the coding sequence ATGATCGACGCCACGCCTTCCCATGCGGTCCTGCGGGAGTTCTTCGACAACAGTTCGCTCACCTGGGGCTTGATGGCCTGTGGCGTTGCCCAGCTCTCGAAGCTGTTCCTTGAGTTGATCCTGCATCGCCGTTGGCGGCCGTCCGTGCTGATCGAAACCGGCGGCATGCCGTCGAGCCACTCCGCCCTGGTCACAGGCACGGCGGCCTGTGTGGGCTGGACCCTGGGCTTTGATCACCCCCTCTTCGCCCTTGCGGCGATGGTGGCGTTCGTTGTCATGTACGACGCCAGTGGCATTCGGCGTAATGCCGGGCTGACGGCGGAACGGGTGAATGGCTTGCCTGATTCGCTCTGGCCGGAGGCTCCGGAGAAACCCCTCAAGGAAAGCCTGGGCCACAGCAGGCTGCAGGTGCTGGTGGGCAGCCTGATGGGTCCCGCCATTGCTCTGCCTGGCTTGGAGTTTGTGGGATCACCGCTGCATCTGCTGTCGGGTCTTGGAGCTGGGCTGGGGTGA
- a CDS encoding cAMP phosphodiesterase — translation MEVNTYGVMSIATFCEARAQKIDFSKSLAVALAGQLHVIYGKHGGLLPGSKEPLPEKQFLNNAGFMIVGGALKFCPKSVPAAEKARFEKAAASLKPSKK, via the coding sequence ATGGAGGTCAACACCTATGGCGTGATGTCGATTGCCACCTTCTGTGAGGCAAGGGCTCAAAAGATTGATTTCAGCAAGTCTTTGGCCGTGGCTCTTGCTGGTCAGTTGCATGTGATTTATGGCAAGCACGGTGGTTTGCTTCCCGGCAGCAAAGAGCCCTTGCCAGAGAAGCAATTTCTCAATAATGCAGGATTCATGATTGTTGGAGGAGCGCTGAAGTTCTGCCCTAAATCAGTCCCCGCAGCAGAAAAGGCTCGTTTTGAAAAAGCTGCTGCCTCATTGAAGCCCTCCAAAAAATAA
- a CDS encoding glucose-6-phosphate dehydrogenase assembly protein OpcA, translating into MSPQLTLQTPLELAPAEVPHYLEQLWSPEQQGSTGSGANTFCLLIWQPAWAEQQLVRSGRLPGPVTGQQSAALIAAGRQAVLDADLPLSTPPLDGAVVKAVADFEGRASAEDLRGQYIDPALSALMPRRLITLAPTIDAAQPLETLVAAYCPLPEEGGGTTACGDVVVLRGGHSALSEGLSILEPLLPESMPAWVWWNGCIDEAPELMQRLNSAPRRLIIDTALGDPHQCLELLRSRVESGQAVNDLNWLRLRSWRETLAMVFDPPQRRDALSHITRLDIDVEGHHPAQGLLLAAWIADRLGWTLVSTTAIEDGTTAQFKRSDGTEVSFQLMAVPMGQPNVHAGQMVGLRLIAEPENGQGVCVILCADSGGCMRLEGGGMANLDLHEEVVPVQHDTPEMDVARLLGGGHDSTNPLLAAAAPLAARLLG; encoded by the coding sequence ATGTCCCCTCAGCTCACCCTGCAAACCCCGCTGGAACTTGCACCTGCGGAGGTCCCCCACTACCTCGAACAGCTCTGGTCCCCCGAGCAGCAGGGCAGTACGGGCTCCGGGGCCAACACCTTCTGCCTGCTGATCTGGCAACCCGCCTGGGCCGAGCAGCAACTCGTCCGCAGTGGTCGTCTGCCGGGGCCCGTCACCGGACAGCAGTCCGCCGCCTTGATCGCTGCGGGCCGCCAAGCGGTGCTGGATGCCGACCTTCCCCTGAGCACGCCGCCGCTGGATGGGGCCGTGGTGAAGGCGGTGGCTGATTTTGAAGGGCGGGCGAGCGCAGAAGACCTGCGTGGGCAGTACATCGATCCAGCCCTGAGTGCGCTGATGCCCCGGCGGTTGATCACCCTGGCGCCAACGATCGATGCGGCGCAGCCCCTCGAAACACTCGTGGCCGCCTACTGCCCGCTGCCTGAGGAAGGGGGGGGTACCACCGCCTGTGGAGATGTTGTGGTGCTGCGGGGCGGCCATAGCGCCCTAAGTGAGGGCCTTTCAATCCTCGAACCCCTGCTGCCGGAATCGATGCCGGCCTGGGTCTGGTGGAACGGCTGCATCGACGAAGCGCCGGAGCTGATGCAACGGCTCAACAGCGCACCACGGCGCCTGATCATCGACACCGCTTTGGGGGATCCGCATCAATGCCTTGAGCTGCTGCGCAGCCGCGTGGAGAGCGGCCAGGCGGTGAACGATCTCAACTGGCTGCGCCTGCGCAGCTGGCGCGAGACCCTCGCCATGGTGTTCGACCCGCCACAACGGCGTGATGCCTTAAGCCACATCACCCGTCTCGACATTGATGTTGAGGGCCATCACCCCGCCCAGGGGCTGCTGCTGGCCGCCTGGATCGCCGATCGACTGGGCTGGACGCTTGTATCGACCACCGCGATCGAAGACGGCACCACCGCCCAGTTCAAGCGATCCGATGGCACGGAGGTGAGCTTCCAACTGATGGCTGTGCCGATGGGGCAGCCCAACGTGCACGCCGGACAGATGGTGGGGCTTCGACTCATTGCCGAACCGGAGAACGGGCAAGGCGTGTGCGTGATTCTCTGCGCTGACTCCGGGGGCTGCATGCGTTTGGAGGGGGGAGGCATGGCCAACCTCGATCTGCATGAGGAAGTCGTTCCCGTGCAGCACGACACCCCTGAAATGGATGTGGCCCGCCTGCTGGGCGGCGGGCACGACAGCACCAACCCCTTGCTGGCCGCTGCGGCTCCGCTGGCTGCCAGGCTGCTGGGCTGA
- a CDS encoding acylphosphatase encodes MISKRFVSRQQPTRIQPFAERWRWVIEGRVQRVGFRASCNRRALDLGISGWVRNLSDGRVEVQAEGPPLALSELRAWCEVGPPGARVLRVTPSQLTVTGDDWFEVRY; translated from the coding sequence GTGATCAGCAAGCGCTTCGTCAGCCGCCAGCAACCCACGCGAATCCAACCCTTCGCCGAACGCTGGCGCTGGGTGATCGAAGGCCGCGTTCAGCGGGTGGGGTTCCGCGCCAGCTGCAATCGGCGCGCCCTGGATCTCGGCATCAGCGGTTGGGTGCGCAACCTCAGTGATGGCCGTGTGGAAGTTCAAGCCGAAGGGCCACCGCTGGCCTTATCTGAACTTCGGGCCTGGTGTGAAGTCGGGCCGCCGGGTGCAAGGGTGCTTCGGGTGACACCCAGCCAGCTCACGGTTACGGGCGACGATTGGTTCGAAGTGCGCTACTGA
- a CDS encoding AAA family ATPase, protein MTAAAELTADQLAAADAFAAWLQQPVDGTPFVLSGFAGSGKTFLSMRLLRQVEASGLCWTVVAPTHKAVGVLRQALELEGLQPTWYPSTIHRLLRLKLKRSADSELCEPTEQTAMALENLGLVLIDEASMVDSTLLGIALQCAHPFKTRLVFVGDPAQLPPVGEQNSPVFAMQRSCSASLTQVVRHQGPVLRLAAGLREGRLPCQMPPLLPPIRSPQGQVRSLVQREWLDQARRALRDASVQDNPDAARILCYTNRTLDRLVPHARRAIHGEMADQMPVLPGEVLITRTAVMAPASRDGEEAGEEPDMVLGSNREVTVRDVKPEACDLADFGLSSADGPVPVIETLSASVNAGDLELTLRLQPPIGSSGRQELDAVMQRLRKQARDAGKKNGRAIWRQYFLIRDAFASLGPAAVLTVHRSQGSSFGDVFVAPDVFRADPAIRQQLCYVAVSRARTGVWLLGGETSPDLRAAWQREFDTTRDPV, encoded by the coding sequence GTGACCGCCGCCGCGGAGCTCACCGCTGATCAGCTGGCTGCGGCGGATGCCTTTGCGGCCTGGCTGCAACAGCCCGTGGATGGCACGCCCTTCGTGCTCAGTGGTTTTGCTGGCAGCGGCAAGACATTTCTTTCCATGCGCCTGCTGCGTCAGGTGGAAGCCAGCGGTTTGTGTTGGACCGTCGTGGCCCCAACCCACAAAGCGGTGGGGGTCTTGCGCCAGGCCTTGGAGTTGGAGGGTCTCCAACCCACCTGGTATCCCTCCACCATCCATCGCTTGTTACGGCTGAAGCTCAAGCGCTCCGCCGACTCTGAACTCTGCGAACCCACCGAGCAGACGGCCATGGCCCTGGAGAACCTGGGCCTTGTGCTGATTGACGAAGCCTCGATGGTGGACAGCACTCTGTTGGGTATCGCCCTCCAGTGCGCCCATCCGTTCAAGACCCGTCTGGTGTTTGTCGGCGACCCGGCCCAGTTGCCACCGGTGGGCGAGCAGAACAGTCCCGTGTTTGCGATGCAACGGTCCTGTTCTGCCAGCTTGACCCAAGTGGTGCGGCATCAAGGCCCGGTGTTGCGGCTGGCGGCGGGTCTGCGGGAGGGGCGCCTGCCCTGCCAGATGCCACCGCTGCTGCCGCCGATTCGTTCACCGCAGGGGCAGGTGCGCAGCCTGGTGCAACGAGAGTGGCTGGATCAGGCCCGGCGTGCCTTGCGGGACGCCTCGGTCCAAGACAACCCCGACGCTGCACGCATCCTCTGCTACACGAACCGCACCCTGGATCGTTTGGTGCCCCATGCCCGCCGCGCGATCCATGGGGAAATGGCGGATCAGATGCCAGTGCTGCCCGGTGAGGTGTTGATCACTCGAACCGCGGTGATGGCCCCGGCCTCAAGGGATGGAGAAGAGGCCGGAGAAGAACCCGACATGGTGCTCGGCTCCAACCGTGAAGTGACGGTGCGGGACGTGAAGCCGGAGGCCTGTGACCTGGCGGATTTCGGCCTGTCCTCCGCCGACGGACCTGTGCCTGTGATCGAGACCCTCTCCGCCTCGGTGAATGCGGGGGATCTGGAGCTCACCCTGCGCCTGCAGCCGCCGATTGGCAGCTCTGGTCGTCAGGAGCTCGATGCGGTGATGCAGCGGCTGCGCAAGCAGGCCCGTGATGCCGGCAAGAAAAACGGTCGCGCGATCTGGCGGCAGTACTTCCTGATTCGTGATGCCTTCGCTTCCCTTGGGCCGGCGGCGGTGCTCACGGTGCACCGCAGTCAGGGCAGCAGTTTCGGGGATGTCTTTGTGGCACCGGATGTGTTCCGGGCCGACCCAGCCATTCGCCAGCAGCTCTGTTATGTCGCAGTGTCCCGGGCCCGCACGGGGGTTTGGTTGCTTGGCGGGGAGACGTCGCCTGATCTGCGCGCTGCCTGGCAGCGCGAATTCGACACCACCCGGGATCCCGTATGA
- a CDS encoding FAD-binding oxidoreductase, which produces MRVSNAATEHCNEALFTVVARGPQAGSKPSVVRTYTVAMNQFSALFKRLGATGAKIVSVNGAGEERSAAPAAATPAPAKQPAKKPAKKAVTSSAPKKKPHADVPVNTYKPKTPFMGTVTENYSLLQDGAIGRVQHITFDLSGGDPQLKYIEGQSIGIIPEGEDANGKPHKLRLYSIASTRHGDNLEGNTVSLCVRQLEYKNDAGEQIYGVCSTYLCDIEPGTKVKITGPVGKEMLLPDDEEANVIMLATGTGIAPMRTYLRRMFEPREQETNGWKFRGKAWLFMGAPKTANLLYDEDFLHYEKEYPDNFRYTKAISREQQNAKGGRMYIQDRVLEHAEEIFAMIEDPKTHVYMCGLRGMEPGIDEAMTAAAAAKGLDWAELRPQLKKADRWHVETY; this is translated from the coding sequence ATGCGGGTGTCCAATGCAGCGACAGAGCACTGCAATGAAGCTCTGTTCACTGTTGTGGCTCGTGGTCCCCAGGCCGGCTCCAAGCCGTCCGTGGTGCGGACCTACACCGTTGCAATGAACCAGTTTTCCGCACTTTTCAAACGATTGGGGGCCACGGGCGCCAAGATCGTTTCTGTGAACGGTGCGGGCGAAGAGCGTTCTGCCGCTCCCGCTGCCGCCACCCCGGCACCTGCCAAACAACCCGCCAAAAAACCCGCCAAGAAAGCCGTGACGTCAAGCGCCCCGAAGAAAAAGCCCCACGCCGACGTTCCGGTCAACACCTACAAGCCCAAAACCCCTTTCATGGGGACGGTCACCGAGAACTATTCCCTGCTTCAGGACGGTGCGATCGGTCGCGTTCAGCACATCACCTTTGATCTCTCCGGTGGTGACCCCCAGCTGAAGTACATCGAGGGCCAAAGCATCGGCATCATTCCCGAGGGTGAGGACGCCAACGGCAAGCCCCACAAACTGCGCCTGTATTCCATCGCCAGCACCCGCCACGGCGACAACCTGGAAGGCAACACCGTCTCCCTCTGTGTTCGCCAGCTTGAATACAAGAATGATGCCGGTGAACAGATCTACGGCGTCTGCTCCACCTATCTCTGTGACATCGAACCCGGCACCAAGGTGAAGATCACCGGTCCGGTCGGCAAGGAGATGCTTCTTCCTGACGATGAGGAGGCCAACGTCATCATGCTGGCGACCGGCACCGGTATCGCTCCGATGCGCACCTATCTGCGTCGCATGTTCGAACCCCGCGAACAGGAGACCAACGGTTGGAAATTCCGAGGCAAAGCCTGGCTGTTCATGGGTGCGCCCAAAACCGCCAACCTGCTTTACGACGAGGACTTCCTCCACTACGAGAAGGAGTACCCCGACAACTTCCGCTACACCAAGGCGATCAGCCGGGAACAGCAGAACGCAAAGGGCGGCCGGATGTACATCCAAGACCGCGTTCTCGAACATGCCGAAGAGATCTTCGCGATGATCGAAGACCCCAAGACCCATGTGTACATGTGCGGTCTGCGCGGCATGGAGCCGGGCATTGATGAGGCCATGACCGCCGCCGCGGCCGCCAAGGGTCTGGACTGGGCCGAACTGCGCCCTCAGCTCAAAAAGGCCGACCGCTGGCACGTTGAAACCTATTGA